A region from the Triticum aestivum cultivar Chinese Spring chromosome 3D, IWGSC CS RefSeq v2.1, whole genome shotgun sequence genome encodes:
- the LOC123078619 gene encoding cytochrome P450 72A14 → MEVAVAATTLGVGGDVSSPSSLSLLCGLSALLVLLWALSRAAETCWLRPRRLSRALRAQGLGGTAYRFPAGDLADNGRLNEEARSKPMPPCHDIVPRVAPHLLNIVKEHGNVCITWFGPVLRMVIAEPKLVREILSDKSGHFEKFTNKRLGKLIALGLASYDGEKWATHRRILNPAFHLEKLKSMLPAFSTCCTELISSWESKLAGSDGSHEIDIWEDFQNLTGDVISRTSFGSSFMEGRRIFQLQAEQAERIIKAFQYMYIPGYLFFPTENNKRMKQINREIEGLLRGIIEKRERAMENDGLSSGNDLLGLMLQSNKESGASRMRMSTEDVIEECKLFYFAGMETTSVLLTWTLVVLGMHPEWQDRAREEVLSVFGKDKPNFDGLSRLKTVTMILYEVLRLYPPAVTLNRKTSRQMQIGGITYPAGVLLELPIIMVHHNPDVWGKDVLEFKPERFAEGISKATKDQPVFFPFGWGPRICIGQNFAMLEAKMALSMILQRFEFQLSPSYTHAPYTVITLHPQHGAQIILKSL, encoded by the exons ATGGAGGTCGCCGTAGCAGCAACCACACTCGGAGTCGGAGGTGACGTGTCTTCTCCTTCATCGCTGAGCCTGCTCTGCGGTCTCTCTGCGCTGCTCGTCCTCCTGTGGGCGCTCTCCCGGGCCGCCGAGACATGCTGGCTGAGGCCGCGGCGGCTCAGCCGGGCGCTCAGGGCGCAGGGCCTCGGCGGCACGGCGTACCGCTTTCCCGCCGGGGACCTCGCGGACAACGGCCGGCTCAACGAGGAGGCTCGGTCCAAGCCCATGCCGCCGTGCCACGACATTGTGCCCCGTGTGGCGCCACACCTCCTCAACATCGTCAAGGAACACG GCAACGTTTGCATCACCTGGTTTGGACCAGTCCTAAGGATGGTCATAGCAGAGCCAAAGCTAGTGAGAGAGATCCTATCAGACAAGTCGGGCCATTTCGAAAAATTCACCAACAAACGTCTGGGAAAACTGATAGCCCTTGGGCTTGCGAGCTACGACGGTGAGAAATGGGCGACGCACAGGAGGATCTTGAACCCCGCTTTCCATCTCGAAAAGCTCAAG AGCATGTTGCCGGCTTTCTCCACATGCTGCACCGAGTTGATAAGCAGCTGGGAAAGTAAACTAGCCGGTTCTGATGGATCACATGAAATAGACATATGGGAGGATTTCCAGAACCTCACCGGAGACGTGATCTCTCGCACGTCGTTCGGTAGCAGCTTCATGGAAGGGCGAAGGATCTTCCAGCTTCAGGCAGAGCAAGCGGAGCGAATTATCAAGGCCTTCCAGTATATGTACATCCCAGGCTACCT CTTTTTTCCAACCGAAAACAACAAGAGGATGAAGCAGATCAACCGAGAGATTGAAGGGCTCCTGAGAGGCATCATCGAGAAGCGGGAGCGCGCGATGGAGAACGATGGGCTTAGTAGCGGCAACGACTTGCTTGGCTTGATGCTGCAGTCGAACAAGGAGAGCGGGGCGTCGAGGATGAGGATGAGCACCGAGGATGTGATCGAGGAGTGCAAGCTCTTCTACTTCGCGGGGATGGAGACCACGTCCGTGCTGCTCACCTGGACGCTGGTCGTCCTGGGCATGCACCCCGAGTGGCAGGATCGGGCCAGGGAAGAAGTCCTCAGCGTCTTCGGCAAGGACAAGCCCAACTTCGACGGCCTCAGCCGACTCAAAACG GTGACGATGATACTGTATGAAGTGCTCAGGTTGTACCCACCGGCGGTCACGCTGAACCGGAAGACATCCAGACAGATGCAGATTGGAGGCATCACCTACCCTGCCggcgtgctgctggagctgccgatAATCATGGTTCACCACAACCCGGATGTATGGGGGAAAGACGTGCTGGAGTTCAAGCCGGAGAGGTTTGCGGAGGGGATCTCCAAGGCAACCAAGGACCAGCCGGTCTTCTTCCCATTCGGCTGGGGCCCGAGGATTTGCATCGGCCAGAACTTCGCGATGCTGGAAGCCAAGATGGCGCTGAGCATGATCCTTCAGCGTTTCGAGTTCCAGCTCTCACCTTCCTACACGCATGCGCCGTACACGGTCATCACACTGCATCCTCAGCATGGAGCGCAGATTATACTCAAGAGTCTCTGA